In Mongoliitalea daihaiensis, one DNA window encodes the following:
- the rpiB gene encoding ribose 5-phosphate isomerase B → MMKKIAIGGDHAGYEYKQALIKQLHEAGLEVKDFGPYSDGSVDYPDHVHPLATAVESGEFEFGILICGSGNGVAITANKHQGIRAALCWNEELAALARSHNNANVLAIPARFIPFETASKMVDVFLQTDFEGGRHATRVNKIACG, encoded by the coding sequence ATGATGAAGAAAATAGCAATCGGCGGAGACCATGCCGGATATGAATACAAACAGGCCTTAATCAAACAATTGCATGAAGCAGGTTTGGAAGTGAAAGATTTCGGCCCATACTCTGATGGTTCGGTAGACTATCCAGACCATGTACATCCGCTAGCTACTGCTGTAGAATCAGGTGAGTTTGAGTTTGGAATCTTAATTTGTGGCAGTGGAAATGGAGTAGCTATCACAGCTAACAAGCACCAAGGTATCCGTGCTGCTTTATGCTGGAACGAAGAACTAGCAGCCTTAGCCCGTTCGCATAACAATGCCAATGTACTAGCCATCCCTGCCCGATTTATCCCCTTCGAGACAGCCTCCAAGATGGTGGATGTCTTCTTACAAACAGACTTCGAAGGTGGCCGCCACGCCACCCGTGTCAACAAAATAGCCTGCGGATAA
- a CDS encoding serine hydroxymethyltransferase translates to MKRDQAIFDLIAKEENRQKTGIELIASENFTSKQVMEAAGSVLTNKYAEGLPNKRYYGGCEVVDQIEQLAIDRAKELFGASWANVQPHSGAQANAAVFLAVLNAGDPILGFDLAHGGHLTHGSPVNFSGKLYQPHFYGVEEETGLIDYDKVEAKALEVKPKLLICGASAYSRDWDYERLRDIADQVGALLLADISHPSGLIARGLLNDPLEFCHIVTTTTHKTLRGPRGGLILMREDFDNPFGLKTPKGELRKMSSLLDSGVFPGTQGGPLEHIIAAKAIAFQEGLSDEYMEYVVQVKKNAAVMAEEFVARGYKLISGGTDNHLMLIDLSNKELTGKLAEETLGKVDITINKNMVPFDKRSPFVTSGMRVGTAAVTTRGLKEEDMKKIVALIDDALVNHADEAALAAIKSQVNEWMVQFPLY, encoded by the coding sequence ATGAAAAGAGATCAGGCAATCTTTGACCTCATTGCAAAAGAAGAAAACCGTCAAAAGACGGGTATAGAATTGATCGCATCCGAAAACTTCACCAGTAAGCAGGTGATGGAAGCGGCGGGAAGTGTGTTGACCAACAAATACGCTGAGGGTCTCCCTAACAAGCGTTATTATGGAGGTTGTGAAGTGGTGGATCAGATTGAGCAATTGGCTATTGATCGAGCGAAGGAACTCTTTGGAGCAAGCTGGGCAAATGTGCAGCCACATTCCGGTGCGCAAGCGAATGCAGCTGTTTTCTTGGCTGTATTAAACGCTGGAGATCCTATTTTAGGGTTTGATCTAGCGCATGGTGGTCACCTGACCCACGGTTCCCCAGTGAACTTTTCTGGTAAATTGTATCAGCCGCATTTTTATGGTGTAGAAGAAGAAACTGGTTTGATCGATTATGATAAAGTAGAAGCCAAAGCTTTGGAAGTAAAACCTAAATTATTGATCTGTGGAGCTTCTGCGTATAGCCGTGACTGGGATTATGAGCGTTTGAGAGACATCGCTGACCAAGTGGGAGCTTTGTTGCTTGCAGATATTTCCCATCCATCCGGATTGATTGCTAGAGGCTTATTGAATGATCCATTGGAGTTTTGCCATATCGTCACTACAACCACTCACAAAACCTTGAGAGGACCTAGAGGTGGTTTGATTTTGATGAGAGAAGACTTTGATAATCCATTTGGTTTGAAAACACCAAAAGGTGAGTTGAGAAAAATGTCATCCTTACTAGATTCTGGTGTATTTCCAGGTACCCAAGGTGGACCCTTGGAGCACATCATTGCCGCAAAAGCAATTGCATTCCAAGAAGGTCTTTCTGACGAATACATGGAATATGTGGTGCAAGTGAAGAAAAACGCAGCCGTAATGGCGGAAGAGTTTGTAGCCAGAGGATACAAATTAATCTCTGGAGGAACGGACAATCACCTGATGTTAATTGACTTAAGCAATAAAGAGCTTACCGGTAAACTTGCAGAAGAAACCTTGGGTAAAGTGGATATTACCATTAATAAAAACATGGTGCCATTCGACAAGCGCTCTCCTTTTGTGACTTCTGGTATGCGTGTAGGAACTGCTGCCGTCACCACGAGAGGATTGAAAGAAGAGGACATGAAGAAAATTGTAGCTTTGATTGATGATGCCTTGGTTAATCATGCAGATGAAGCTGCTTTAGCTGCTATTAAATCCCAAGTTAACGAGTGGATGGTTCAATTTCCATTGTATTGA
- a CDS encoding DUF4221 family protein has translation MKLINLIFITLIFACSQKKEHGEIANSSTDSSIVFKLDDKSPNFMWNYRYYKGELVNYNQTTHSLDFFNQNGLSKRIFLEKDGPNRIPSLWGFFIDKDIIYVSGQVGELTLIDLSGNVKRRYSDLKNSSNILITPHFLAYHQPLISQGKFYFETLSYKKLDAILYSQEALMYSLDLKTGKIQELMKYPEIGSDKVISLQYNLSNSTIQLDNKTVLNFSHSPDIFTYVKNQWIQHRINSNYFKPISAFKGKVDDEFDSREHLFDNGIYKALIYDQHRKLYYRIYTLPRYPGEVDFRRDAYLLVLDEKFNLKEEFPFPAGLSIQGHFVNQDGLYVYNAAHAENHEDEIKFDRIYPK, from the coding sequence GTGAAATTAATAAATTTAATATTCATTACATTGATTTTTGCTTGCTCTCAAAAAAAAGAGCACGGTGAGATTGCCAACAGTTCTACCGATTCAAGCATTGTTTTTAAACTAGATGATAAATCTCCCAACTTCATGTGGAATTATCGTTATTACAAGGGAGAATTGGTTAACTATAATCAAACCACTCATAGTTTAGATTTTTTTAATCAAAATGGTCTTAGCAAGCGCATATTTCTGGAAAAAGACGGTCCCAATAGAATCCCTTCCTTATGGGGATTTTTTATTGATAAAGACATTATTTATGTATCGGGACAGGTTGGGGAATTGACACTAATTGACCTATCCGGAAATGTAAAAAGAAGATATAGCGATCTGAAAAACAGTTCGAATATTTTAATCACTCCACACTTCTTAGCTTACCATCAGCCACTTATTAGCCAGGGTAAATTTTACTTTGAAACACTGTCCTATAAAAAACTAGATGCAATTCTTTATTCTCAAGAAGCCTTGATGTATAGCTTGGATCTGAAAACGGGTAAAATTCAAGAGCTTATGAAATATCCCGAAATTGGGTCTGATAAAGTTATTTCTTTACAATACAACTTGTCAAATTCAACCATACAACTTGACAACAAAACAGTACTCAACTTTTCTCATAGTCCTGATATCTTTACTTACGTTAAAAATCAATGGATTCAACATAGAATTAATTCCAATTATTTTAAACCAATCTCCGCTTTTAAAGGCAAAGTCGATGATGAATTTGATTCGCGTGAACATCTATTTGACAATGGTATTTACAAAGCACTTATTTATGACCAGCATAGAAAACTCTATTACAGAATTTATACCTTACCTCGCTATCCTGGGGAAGTTGATTTTAGAAGAGACGCTTACCTCCTAGTTCTTGATGAAAAATTCAATCTTAAAGAGGAGTTCCCTTTTCCCGCAGGTCTAAGCATTCAGGGCCACTTTGTTAATCAAGATGGCTTATATGTCTATAATGCTGCACATGCAGAAAACCATGAAGATGAAATCAAGTTTGACCGGATTTATCCTAAGTGA
- the tatC gene encoding twin-arginine translocase subunit TatC, which produces MALDQYREEEEEEGMSFLDHLEQLRWHLLRSVAAVLIFTIIAFLAKSIVFGQIILGPSKVDFFTYRMLCQLAEIFNTPVLCITELPFILQSRQMTGQFSMHITSSLVVGIIASFPYLFWEVWRFISPGLYAKERQAARGAVFFVSLLFFLGTLFGYYILTPISVNFLANYQLDPTISNEFDITSYVGTLSMLVLASAIMFQLPMVIYFLSMSGLVSAAMLKTYRRHSIVVILILAAVITPPDVISQILIAMPILVLYEAGIQIAKRLEKKRAKEALEDNI; this is translated from the coding sequence GTGGCATTAGATCAGTATAGAGAAGAAGAGGAAGAGGAAGGCATGTCCTTTTTAGACCATTTGGAGCAACTGAGGTGGCATTTGCTACGCTCAGTTGCTGCCGTATTAATTTTCACCATCATTGCCTTTCTTGCCAAAAGCATCGTATTTGGACAAATCATTTTGGGCCCTTCCAAAGTTGATTTTTTCACCTACCGTATGCTCTGTCAATTGGCAGAAATCTTTAACACACCTGTTCTGTGTATCACAGAACTCCCATTTATCTTGCAAAGCCGTCAGATGACTGGGCAGTTTTCTATGCACATCACCTCCTCCTTAGTGGTGGGAATCATCGCATCCTTTCCTTACTTATTTTGGGAGGTTTGGAGATTCATTAGCCCGGGATTATATGCCAAAGAACGTCAAGCAGCTAGAGGAGCCGTATTCTTTGTGAGTTTGCTCTTCTTCCTAGGGACACTCTTTGGATACTATATCCTGACCCCTATTTCGGTAAATTTCTTGGCCAATTACCAATTGGACCCTACGATTTCCAATGAGTTTGACATTACCTCTTATGTAGGCACGTTAAGCATGTTGGTCTTGGCTTCGGCAATTATGTTTCAGTTGCCCATGGTCATCTACTTCCTATCCATGTCAGGATTGGTGAGTGCCGCCATGTTGAAAACCTACAGAAGACATTCTATTGTAGTCATTCTTATCCTGGCAGCAGTAATTACCCCTCCGGATGTCATCAGCCAAATACTGATAGCCATGCCGATTTTGGTTTTGTACGAAGCTGGGATTCAAATTGCGAAGCGATTAGAAAAGAAGCGTGCCAAAGAAGCACTAGAAGATAACATTTAA
- a CDS encoding BF3164 family lipoprotein has product MKITKFIPIIFSVISLSCTSERNVDELDNEPIQLLSKIPAPSENIEDLFSLVDVIALKSGPETILSFTRVLENNFGIFVLDRSSTRLSLFSKTGEFIRDFGKMGGGPGEFVSAYDFFISGNAVFIFSPGDLALFSYEIETGAFLKKVQLMAFAQRIELVSENEFLVYVSNNPTDSNFNVYRFDLEGNMLGEYFPFDPKRSNAIVPYSGFLARGNDGVYYCDPFGYQVFRYNQDTQDFDLIYELDFVSDYLKLDREIFFEDNTRSQVRPEDRVRFGGSLFLKNENYLFLNMTYDAKVQTASIDLRKGLTSRIFSLRADNGFFRFVGNPRLLNAKDEVVFIIDPEKFQSYQTENNPTSVQRILNAVAIDEDKDLVYLVRMKVLE; this is encoded by the coding sequence ATGAAAATCACCAAATTTATACCAATAATCTTTAGTGTAATTTCACTTTCCTGTACAAGTGAAAGAAATGTGGACGAATTGGATAATGAACCTATTCAATTGTTGAGTAAAATACCCGCTCCATCGGAAAATATTGAGGATTTATTTTCTCTTGTCGATGTAATCGCCCTTAAAAGCGGACCTGAAACCATTTTGAGCTTCACGAGAGTGCTTGAAAATAATTTTGGGATTTTTGTTTTGGACAGGTCTTCCACAAGATTATCCCTTTTTAGCAAAACAGGGGAGTTTATTAGAGATTTTGGAAAAATGGGTGGAGGCCCTGGTGAATTTGTTTCTGCCTATGATTTCTTTATTTCGGGCAATGCGGTGTTCATCTTCTCTCCGGGAGACCTTGCTTTGTTTTCTTATGAGATAGAGACAGGGGCGTTTTTGAAAAAAGTTCAGTTAATGGCTTTTGCCCAACGGATTGAACTTGTTTCTGAAAACGAATTTCTGGTCTATGTTTCCAACAATCCTACAGATTCCAATTTCAATGTTTACAGATTCGATTTGGAAGGGAATATGCTGGGGGAGTATTTCCCATTTGATCCCAAACGTTCCAATGCGATAGTTCCTTATTCAGGCTTTTTGGCAAGAGGAAATGACGGGGTTTATTATTGTGACCCTTTTGGTTATCAAGTTTTTAGATACAACCAGGATACTCAAGATTTTGATCTAATTTATGAACTTGATTTTGTTTCAGATTACCTGAAATTGGATAGGGAGATTTTTTTTGAGGATAATACAAGGTCTCAAGTAAGGCCCGAAGACAGGGTGAGGTTTGGAGGAAGTCTTTTCCTGAAAAATGAAAATTATCTCTTTCTAAATATGACCTATGACGCCAAGGTTCAAACGGCCTCCATAGATTTAAGAAAGGGTTTGACCTCTAGGATATTTAGTTTGCGGGCAGATAATGGATTCTTTCGGTTTGTAGGCAATCCCCGTCTTTTAAACGCTAAGGATGAAGTTGTTTTTATCATCGACCCAGAAAAATTCCAATCCTATCAGACAGAGAACAATCCTACTTCTGTGCAGAGAATTTTAAATGCTGTAGCAATAGATGAAGATAAAGACCTAGTGTATTTGGTTCGAATGAAGGTTTTAGAATAG
- a CDS encoding TonB-dependent receptor gives MRLLIAIALLFLYTGSLGAQDISLTGKVLDKNTNTPIPGASIFIPELNRGVVTDVDGKFIIQGLPDRNITLQVTFVGYSNKVQTIRPAQFSRDLIVELEESITNFEEVVISGAYIMSKESSPISIEKINRTEILKMPSPSLMSSIARTPGVSEISLGPGISKPVIRGLSFSRVLSLYQGARFENQQWGADHGLGLSETGIGNVELIKGPASLIYGSGAMAGVVNLIEEKDADAGIIEGDANLRFFSNSLGLRSEVGVKGANENGFFWSLRGAAESHADYVDGDGNAVGNTRFNTQNLKAGAGIRKSWGDTRIRYTYLKQKLGILEEDALDELVTTRGDRSLQLPFQDVTDHFINSETNIYVGEDKIKATLGYHLNFREEVEDDFDAVDLGLITRNFMYDVKYFKGLTPYLEAIVGIQGFYLRNLNYEDAGEFLIPDATKDDRSLYALLNYNKDKWVLQGGLRYDYRKVTADASAQHFVDYGFILPENPSDRRLERTFDGVTASGGATFRPNSTWRYRLNVAQGFRAPDLAELFSNGPHPGTSRFERGDASFGREQNVQTDFGIRYSKTNFTLSGEVFYNHVNNYIFFSPSEEQIDDLTVWVFEQADARLYGGELALDIHPASMKWVAFSTGYSTVIGQRRSDMSFLPYIPAFRWTQTVDFKLKNTGLIKNPYISILGNWVFDQNRSAPLEDDTPGYYLLGLNVGGSIPVGKNLLDVYVSGSNILNTTYLDHMSLFRPFGVNQLGRNIAVNVRIPF, from the coding sequence ATGCGCTTACTAATCGCTATCGCACTATTGTTCCTATATACTGGTTCATTGGGTGCCCAAGATATCTCATTGACTGGGAAAGTTTTAGACAAAAACACGAATACGCCAATTCCGGGGGCATCTATATTTATCCCCGAACTCAATCGAGGGGTAGTTACCGATGTTGATGGAAAGTTTATCATTCAAGGACTTCCCGACCGAAATATCACCCTTCAAGTGACATTTGTGGGATATTCCAATAAGGTTCAGACTATCCGACCTGCTCAATTTAGCCGTGACTTAATAGTTGAATTGGAAGAATCCATTACCAATTTTGAAGAAGTGGTCATCTCTGGTGCTTATATCATGAGCAAAGAGAGTTCGCCCATCAGTATCGAAAAGATCAATCGGACTGAAATACTGAAAATGCCTTCCCCATCCTTGATGTCTTCCATCGCCCGTACGCCGGGCGTATCTGAGATTTCCTTGGGACCCGGCATTAGTAAACCTGTCATTCGAGGACTTTCTTTCTCCCGAGTTTTATCTCTTTATCAAGGTGCTCGATTCGAAAATCAGCAGTGGGGAGCAGACCATGGATTGGGATTATCTGAAACAGGCATTGGCAACGTGGAACTCATCAAAGGACCCGCTTCCTTGATTTATGGTTCAGGCGCGATGGCTGGTGTAGTCAACCTCATAGAGGAAAAAGATGCAGACGCAGGTATCATTGAAGGAGATGCCAATCTCCGCTTTTTCAGCAATTCTTTGGGACTCCGGTCTGAAGTAGGTGTCAAAGGCGCTAATGAAAACGGCTTTTTCTGGTCATTAAGAGGTGCTGCCGAATCCCATGCGGATTATGTGGATGGTGATGGCAATGCCGTAGGTAACACGCGATTCAACACACAAAATCTCAAAGCTGGTGCTGGAATACGGAAAAGCTGGGGAGATACTCGCATTCGGTATACCTATCTCAAACAAAAATTAGGAATTTTAGAAGAAGATGCTCTCGACGAACTCGTAACCACTCGAGGAGATCGAAGCCTCCAATTGCCTTTCCAAGATGTCACTGACCACTTCATCAATTCTGAGACCAATATTTACGTGGGAGAAGATAAAATCAAGGCTACGTTGGGCTATCATTTGAACTTTAGGGAAGAGGTAGAGGATGATTTTGATGCAGTAGATTTGGGTTTGATCACCCGCAATTTTATGTATGATGTCAAGTACTTCAAAGGCTTGACCCCTTATTTGGAAGCTATTGTGGGTATTCAGGGTTTTTACTTGCGTAATCTCAATTATGAAGACGCAGGGGAATTTTTGATTCCGGATGCTACCAAAGATGACCGCTCTTTGTATGCCTTATTGAATTACAACAAAGATAAGTGGGTACTGCAAGGTGGCTTGCGATACGATTACCGCAAAGTAACCGCAGATGCTTCTGCACAGCACTTCGTGGATTATGGATTCATTCTGCCCGAAAATCCATCGGACCGAAGACTGGAACGAACCTTTGATGGTGTAACGGCTAGTGGTGGGGCTACTTTCCGCCCGAATAGCACTTGGAGATACCGTCTGAATGTGGCTCAAGGTTTCCGTGCGCCTGATTTGGCTGAATTATTCTCCAACGGCCCACATCCAGGTACCAGCAGGTTTGAGCGAGGAGATGCCAGTTTTGGGAGAGAACAGAATGTTCAGACTGATTTTGGAATTCGATACAGCAAAACAAATTTCACCTTATCTGGGGAAGTGTTTTACAATCATGTAAATAATTACATTTTCTTTTCTCCTAGCGAGGAGCAAATTGATGATTTGACTGTATGGGTTTTTGAGCAGGCAGATGCCCGATTGTATGGTGGTGAATTAGCATTGGATATTCACCCTGCCTCCATGAAATGGGTTGCATTTTCTACTGGATATAGCACTGTCATTGGTCAGCGTAGATCAGACATGAGCTTTTTGCCTTACATTCCAGCATTCCGATGGACGCAAACAGTGGATTTCAAATTGAAGAATACTGGATTGATCAAAAATCCATATATCAGCATCTTAGGAAACTGGGTATTTGACCAAAACAGATCCGCACCGTTGGAAGATGATACACCTGGCTACTACCTGCTTGGACTGAATGTAGGGGGAAGTATACCAGTAGGCAAAAACTTGCTCGATGTCTATGTCAGCGGCAGCAACATCCTTAACACCACTTATCTCGACCACATGTCGCTATTCAGACCTTTTGGAGTCAATCAATTGGGTAGAAATATTGCAGTGAACGTGAGAATACCGTTTTGA